In Deltaproteobacteria bacterium, the following proteins share a genomic window:
- the arc gene encoding proteasome ATPase, translating to MSSNQRKKPTEIRRPITADQKKKIKAIVAEAESVGGAGPLNPEKGPSGPDQASDDLLRQHLDESERKRLMLTEALHASRDQLRKIRGLPADEDERALPFGFFVDNGRETPEGRTVIIRHHGRLYEARVVTPEAFETPGPKGATFHALRQRRQDRDRTPGNFQPGELLLLNNDLQVIEARGFDLICGNLATVDLVLNDEKLLIRTVGDETILVKRAQPMMKVNLVVGDNVEYDPDALFVYSLLPKGQVDRLALEKVPDISFAEIGGLSGEVQQIRDAIELPHLFPETFREHQLVPPKGILLFGPPGCGKTLIAKAVANSLARSICERTGEKGESYFLNIKGPELLNKYVGATEQAIRDLFARARHQATYRTPVVIFFDEMDAMFRVRGSGISSDMEATIVPQLLAELDGLQTLEHVVVIGATNREDLIDPALLRPGRLDRKIRIPRPDRQAAVDIFTKYLTPDLPIDSVLLESCGGPEVAVQGMIARAVEEMYSLKPENELLEISFADGSRKILYSQDLCSGAIIANITRRAKFMAVKDLVQCGHKGIRIEHILRAIRAEFDENEDLPSSSNAAEWHRIIGRGGERVIRVRSLQVPRAAQDGSRPGASQVNIPDQLK from the coding sequence GTGAGCAGTAACCAGAGAAAGAAACCGACTGAGATCCGTCGGCCGATCACGGCTGACCAGAAGAAAAAGATTAAGGCCATTGTTGCCGAAGCCGAATCGGTAGGTGGAGCAGGTCCCCTCAATCCGGAGAAGGGTCCCTCCGGGCCGGATCAAGCCTCCGATGACCTGCTGCGGCAGCATTTGGACGAATCCGAACGGAAACGCCTGATGCTCACCGAGGCGCTCCATGCCTCCAGGGATCAATTGCGTAAAATCAGAGGGCTGCCCGCGGACGAAGATGAGCGGGCTTTACCCTTCGGTTTCTTCGTAGACAACGGTCGGGAAACCCCTGAAGGACGGACGGTCATTATCCGCCATCACGGCCGTCTTTACGAAGCCAGGGTGGTAACGCCCGAGGCCTTTGAGACGCCAGGGCCCAAGGGGGCGACCTTTCATGCCCTGCGACAGCGTCGCCAGGATCGGGACCGCACCCCTGGTAATTTCCAGCCGGGAGAACTGTTGTTGCTCAACAACGACCTGCAGGTGATCGAAGCCCGGGGTTTTGACCTGATCTGCGGCAACCTGGCCACCGTCGACCTGGTGCTTAATGATGAAAAACTACTCATCCGCACGGTCGGGGATGAAACCATCCTGGTCAAGCGGGCCCAGCCTATGATGAAAGTCAACCTGGTGGTGGGTGACAACGTGGAATATGACCCGGACGCGCTGTTCGTTTACAGCCTGTTGCCTAAAGGCCAGGTGGACCGTCTGGCCCTGGAAAAGGTGCCCGATATCAGCTTTGCCGAAATTGGAGGCCTCTCCGGGGAGGTCCAGCAGATCCGGGATGCTATTGAACTGCCCCATCTTTTCCCGGAGACCTTTCGGGAACATCAGTTGGTTCCGCCCAAGGGGATCCTCCTTTTCGGGCCACCGGGTTGCGGCAAGACCCTGATCGCCAAGGCCGTGGCCAACAGCCTGGCCCGCAGCATCTGCGAAAGGACCGGGGAAAAGGGAGAAAGCTATTTTTTAAATATCAAGGGGCCGGAACTGCTCAACAAGTACGTGGGCGCGACGGAGCAGGCCATCCGCGACCTGTTCGCCCGGGCCCGCCATCAGGCTACCTATCGTACGCCGGTGGTGATCTTCTTCGACGAGATGGATGCCATGTTCCGGGTCCGTGGTTCGGGGATCTCTTCGGATATGGAAGCCACCATTGTACCCCAGTTGCTGGCTGAACTGGATGGGCTGCAAACCCTGGAACACGTCGTGGTCATCGGCGCCACCAATCGGGAGGATCTGATCGACCCGGCCCTGTTACGCCCAGGCAGGCTGGATCGGAAGATACGCATCCCCCGTCCCGACCGGCAGGCGGCCGTCGATATTTTCACCAAATACTTAACGCCGGACCTGCCCATCGATTCCGTTCTTCTCGAATCCTGTGGCGGTCCGGAAGTAGCCGTGCAAGGCATGATCGCCCGGGCCGTGGAGGAGATGTATAGCCTGAAGCCCGAAAATGAACTGTTGGAGATCTCCTTTGCCGACGGCAGTCGCAAGATCCTTTACTCCCAGGATCTGTGCAGCGGTGCGATCATTGCCAATATTACCCGGCGGGCCAAATTCATGGCGGTCAAGGACCTGGTCCAATGCGGACACAAGGGGATCCGGATCGAACATATCCTTCGGGCCATACGGGCCGAGTTTGACGAGAATGAAGATTTGCCCAGCAGTTCCAATGCGGCCGAATGGCACCGGATCATCGGTCGGGGCGGGGAACGGGTCATCCGCGTTCGATCCCTGCAGGTTCCCAGGGCCGCGCAGGACGGAAGCCGGCCTGGGGCAAGCCAGGTGAACATCCCGGACCAATTGAAGTGA
- a CDS encoding transporter, giving the protein MTTALLIAIAVMWLPVALLNLGKGEAKGTGAATGFVGIVVVLGAILQAAVFKDAFTAGLLFAHGILYCCVAYALLAGLTDLRSVGNVSLTVAFISTIYMFLFLTGGPVMADGKQLVGQSSYLAMTCLGYAVLTFEVWLAFYGKIGAGVVAWSLIIWVPVGLWIPAFWLLAAGKLPF; this is encoded by the coding sequence ATGACTACGGCCTTATTGATTGCCATTGCCGTTATGTGGCTCCCGGTCGCTTTATTGAATCTTGGTAAAGGGGAGGCCAAAGGTACTGGTGCCGCCACCGGTTTTGTCGGCATCGTCGTGGTGTTGGGTGCGATTCTTCAGGCGGCGGTTTTTAAAGACGCCTTTACCGCCGGGTTGCTTTTCGCCCACGGGATCCTGTACTGCTGTGTGGCCTATGCCTTGCTGGCCGGACTGACTGATCTCCGTTCCGTCGGCAATGTCAGCCTGACGGTGGCGTTTATTTCCACCATTTATATGTTTCTTTTCCTCACCGGCGGGCCGGTAATGGCCGACGGCAAACAATTAGTCGGCCAGAGTTCCTACCTGGCCATGACCTGTCTCGGATATGCCGTATTAACCTTCGAAGTCTGGCTGGCCTTTTACGGCAAAATAGGCGCCGGCGTAGTCGCCTGGTCACTTATTATATGGGTTCCGGTGGGACTTTGGATCCCGGCCTTCTGGTTGTTGGCCGCCGGCAAGCTCCCCTTTTAA
- the moaA gene encoding GTP 3',8-cyclase MoaA, with the protein MGRTLNLMGNHSFRKVDYLRISITDRCNLRCFYCQPEEVPIFQHTDILSYEEILFIVRAAAKAGFHKIRLTGGEPLVRRDISNLIGSLNSVDGIEEVTLTTNGVLLEDQASSLITAGLRRINVSLDTLHPLKFYKITGQNNFHRVRRGLEQALALGFDPIKINMVVIRGVNDDELELFARWAMESPYIVRFIEYMPIGPRNGWHPSRFVSIDEMRSRLMKMGALERLTPSESDGPAQCFCLNSSGKIGLIGALSHCFCQTCNRLRLTPDGKLRPCLLSDQEIDVKGRLRSNCSQEDLIRLIHQAVLTKFENSGSTEPRSQSCSRGMSRIGG; encoded by the coding sequence ATGGGACGGACGTTGAACCTAATGGGGAACCACTCTTTCCGTAAGGTTGATTATCTGAGGATTTCTATCACCGACCGGTGTAATCTGCGGTGCTTTTATTGCCAGCCGGAGGAGGTCCCGATTTTCCAACATACCGATATCCTCTCCTATGAAGAAATCCTGTTCATAGTCAGAGCGGCGGCCAAAGCCGGGTTTCACAAAATCCGTCTGACCGGTGGCGAACCGTTGGTCAGACGGGACATCAGCAACCTCATCGGCAGCCTGAACTCTGTGGACGGGATTGAAGAGGTGACCCTGACGACGAACGGTGTATTGCTGGAAGACCAGGCTTCTTCTTTAATCACAGCCGGTCTCCGGCGCATCAATGTCAGCCTGGACACCTTGCATCCCTTAAAATTCTATAAGATTACAGGGCAAAATAATTTTCATCGGGTCAGACGCGGTCTTGAACAGGCCCTGGCCCTGGGGTTTGATCCGATCAAGATTAACATGGTCGTCATCCGGGGGGTGAATGACGACGAGTTGGAACTGTTTGCCCGCTGGGCCATGGAAAGCCCTTATATCGTCCGTTTTATAGAATATATGCCGATCGGCCCCAGGAACGGCTGGCATCCGTCCAGGTTTGTTTCGATCGATGAAATGCGCAGCCGTCTGATGAAGATGGGAGCCTTAGAGCGGCTGACCCCTTCGGAGTCTGACGGACCGGCTCAATGCTTTTGTCTGAATTCGTCCGGGAAGATCGGTTTGATCGGGGCCCTCAGCCATTGCTTTTGTCAAACCTGCAACCGACTGCGGTTGACGCCTGACGGCAAGCTGCGGCCCTGCCTGCTTTCTGATCAGGAAATCGACGTCAAAGGCAGGCTTCGGAGCAACTGTTCCCAAGAGGATCTGATTCGTCTTATTCACCAGGCCGTATTGACAAAATTCGAAAATTCCGGATCCACAGAACCAAGGTCGCAGAGCTGCAGTCGCGGGATGTCCCGAATTGGTGGGTAA
- a CDS encoding amidohydrolase: MERKEVYIGFPPLAEKAAIVEALLTDPPGIRWRVVREMFHIKDQKDRQEIIEKLRPHLEKASDWRLKNRIILGLRALHHIPQETGYRLVRHQGALTPIEVEQREPLNASWSNRPFFPVVDFHIHPKIPDLKFFTDMREAGVTHGVILATDTDPEDVERPEVRQQLYQAFSKAPASRGLSFQSLLRHIRASLYSPSHVTNQDVADWVADYPDRLIGFGSVNLSKDGAYVREKLDELQRFQLRGIKFLPHSQFFNPAENEHLGMVFEFCRQTGAVILSHSGCGPGPFEIIELSQNSHPALWSQWLARYPDVPVVLAHFGSYSTEVPGIWLFDTLQLGQKYPNLYVDLAAVDWLLDREVVIQEIRKTIGFNRVLFGTDYPLPLMAGVSWASIIQRIRVNSYLTAKEKHKVLGQNAARLLGLG; this comes from the coding sequence ATGGAACGTAAAGAAGTCTATATCGGGTTTCCCCCCCTGGCGGAAAAGGCGGCCATCGTCGAAGCCCTGCTCACGGACCCCCCCGGGATACGCTGGCGTGTGGTCCGGGAAATGTTTCATATCAAGGATCAAAAGGACCGTCAGGAGATCATCGAAAAGCTGCGGCCTCACCTGGAGAAGGCTTCGGATTGGCGCCTTAAGAACAGAATTATTTTAGGGCTCCGGGCTCTGCACCATATCCCTCAGGAAACCGGCTACCGTTTGGTCCGGCATCAAGGCGCCTTAACACCCATCGAAGTGGAACAGAGGGAACCCCTGAACGCCTCCTGGTCCAACCGCCCCTTTTTCCCGGTCGTGGATTTCCACATCCATCCCAAGATACCGGATCTCAAGTTTTTTACGGATATGCGTGAGGCCGGCGTCACCCATGGCGTTATTCTGGCCACCGATACGGACCCGGAAGACGTGGAACGGCCCGAAGTGCGCCAGCAATTATATCAGGCCTTTTCCAAGGCCCCGGCCTCCCGGGGCCTGAGTTTCCAATCGCTGCTCCGACATATCCGGGCCAGTTTGTACTCCCCCAGCCATGTTACCAATCAGGACGTGGCCGACTGGGTCGCAGATTATCCCGACCGGTTGATCGGCTTTGGTTCCGTAAATCTCTCCAAAGACGGGGCTTATGTGCGGGAGAAACTGGACGAACTGCAGCGATTCCAATTGAGGGGAATCAAATTCCTGCCCCATTCCCAATTTTTTAATCCGGCTGAAAATGAACATCTGGGAATGGTCTTCGAGTTCTGCCGCCAGACCGGGGCCGTGATCCTGTCTCATTCCGGATGCGGTCCGGGGCCATTTGAAATTATCGAACTGAGCCAGAATTCCCATCCGGCCCTATGGAGCCAGTGGCTGGCCCGATACCCCGATGTGCCGGTCGTCCTGGCCCATTTTGGTTCATACAGCACCGAAGTCCCGGGAATCTGGCTCTTCGATACCCTGCAGTTGGGCCAAAAATATCCAAACCTCTATGTGGATCTGGCGGCCGTGGATTGGCTCCTGGATCGGGAGGTGGTGATCCAGGAAATTCGTAAAACGATCGGGTTCAATCGGGTCCTCTTTGGAACCGATTATCCCTTACCCCTGATGGCCGGGGTCAGTTGGGCCTCCATTATCCAGAGGATCAGGGTAAACAGCTATTTAACGGCCAAGGAAAAACATAAGGTTTTGGGACAGAATGCCGCCCGTCTGCTCGGGCTTGGTTAA